From Medicago truncatula cultivar Jemalong A17 chromosome 7, MtrunA17r5.0-ANR, whole genome shotgun sequence, a single genomic window includes:
- the LOC25497781 gene encoding uncharacterized protein translates to MTIFIPFKFHFSSFISKDRIMIHQNEDDQQSKVLYELCSMIIHTLKFPLPSPRYSTQHPYSSTSIASSSSSSSSKRQPWWTTTLSTSPKDSPAAFASLFFGICVALMLFGSVTFLIGLLLLPWITLLVLVFYVAAFVSNLSLLGRFIVGSFGVALAQACSR, encoded by the exons ATGACCATTTTCATTcctttcaaatttcatttcTCAAGTTTCATTTCAAAGGATCGAATCATGATACACCAAAACGAAGATGACCAACAATCTAAGGTTCTATACGAGCTTTGTTCCATGATAATCCACACTCTCAAGTTCCCTTTACCCTCCCCACGCTACAGTACTCAACATCCATATTCTTCAACTTCTatagcttcttcttcttcttcttcgtcttctaAGAGACAGCCATGGTGGACGACAACGTTATCAACATCCCCGAAGGACTCACCGGCAGCATTTGCATCTCTTTTTTTCGGCATATGCGTAGCTTTAATGCTTTTTGGATCGGTCACTTTCTTAATTGGGTTGCTTTTGTTGCCTTGGATTACTCTTTTAGTGCTGGTTTTCTATGTTGCTGCTTTTGTCTCTAACTTGTCCTTGTTAGGTCGTTTCATTGTTGGTTCCTTTGGGGTTGCACTTGCGCAAGCATGTTCAAG ATGA
- the LOC112416389 gene encoding uncharacterized protein, whose product MADWAPIVIGLILFVLFSPGLLFQLPGKGRVVEFVNFQTSAISIFVHSLLFFGFMVIFLVAINVHINSG is encoded by the coding sequence ATGGCAGATTGGGCTCCAATTGTTATAGGCTTGATCTTGTTTGTGTTATTTTCACCTGGATTACTATTTCAGCTACCTGGCAAAGGCAGGGTGGTGGAATTTGTCAATTTCCAAACAAGTGCCATTTCCATTTTTGTTCATTCCCTTCTCTTCTTTGGCTTTATGGTTATCTTTCTTGTTGCCATTAATGTTCATATCAATAGTGGTTAA
- the LOC120576812 gene encoding uncharacterized protein, translating into MADWAPIVIGLILFVLFSPGLLFQLPGKGRVVEFVNFQTSAISIFVHSLLFFGFMVIFLVAINVHINSG; encoded by the coding sequence ATGGCAGATTGGGCTCCAATTGTTATAGGCTTGATCTTGTTTGTGTTATTTTCACCTGGATTACTATTTCAGCTACCTGGCAAAGGCAGGGTGGTGGAATTTGTAAATTTCCAAACAAGTGCCATTTCCATTTTTGTTCATTCCCTTCTCTTCTTTGGCTTTATGGTTATCTTTCTTGTTGCCATTAATGTTCATATCAATAGTGGTTAA
- the LOC120576811 gene encoding uncharacterized protein encodes MTIFIPFKFHFSSFISKDRIMIHQNEDDQQSKVLYELCSMIIHTLKFPLPSPRYSTQHPYSSTSIASSSSSSSSKRQPWWTTTLSTSPKDSPAAFASLFFGICVALMLFGSVTFLIGLLLLPWITLLVLVFYVAAFVSNLSLLGRFIVGSFGVALAQACSR; translated from the exons ATGACCATTTTCATTcctttcaaatttcatttcTCAAGTTTCATTTCAAAGGATCGAATCATGATACACCAAAACGAAGATGACCAACAATCTAAGGTTCTATACGAGCTTTGTTCCATGATAATCCACACTCTCAAGTTCCCTTTACCCTCCCCACGCTACAGTACTCAACATCCATATTCTTCAACTTCTatagcttcttcttcttcttcttcgtcatCTAAGAGACAGCCATGGTGGACGACAACGTTATCAACATCCCCGAAGGACTCACCGGCAGCATTTGCATCTCTTTTTTTCGGCATATGCGTAGCTTTAATGCTTTTTGGATCGGTCACTTTCTTAATTGGGTTGCTTTTGTTGCCTTGGATTACTCTTTTAGTGCTGGTTTTCTATGTTGCTGCTTTTGTCTCTAACTTGTCCTTGTTAGGTCGTTTCATTGTTGGTTCCTTTGGGGTTGCACTTGCGCAAGCATGTTCAAG ATGA
- the LOC25497783 gene encoding uncharacterized protein, giving the protein MADWAPIVIGLILFVLFSPGLLFQLPGKGRVVEFVNFQTSAISIFVHSLLFFGFMVIFIVAIDVHIYSG; this is encoded by the coding sequence ATGGCAGATTGGGCTCCAATTGTTATAGGCTTGATCTTGTTTGTGTTATTTTCACCTGGATTACTATTTCAGCTACCAGGCAAAGGCAGGGTGGTGGAATTTGTCAATTTCCAAACAAGTGCTATTTCCATTTTTGTTCATTCCCTTCTCTTCTTTGGATTTATGGTTATCTTTATTGTTGCCATTGATGTTCATATCTACAGTGGTTAA